A single Fibrobacter succinogenes DNA region contains:
- a CDS encoding metal-dependent transcriptional regulator produces MENNHVKLSQSLEDYLEMVHMLRLANGIARVKDIAAALSVKMPSVAKAILELKKLGLVTQEPYSGVELTEEGRKAAADVLNRHILLKGFLIRLGVSEAIADKDACSMEHILSAETLSTIEDFMKRGNEGAVAKKANALKAKKGK; encoded by the coding sequence ATGGAAAACAATCACGTGAAGCTTAGCCAGAGTCTCGAAGACTACTTGGAAATGGTGCACATGCTTCGCTTGGCAAACGGGATTGCCCGTGTCAAGGATATTGCCGCCGCCCTTTCTGTGAAGATGCCTTCTGTGGCTAAGGCGATTCTTGAACTTAAAAAGCTGGGTCTTGTGACTCAGGAACCTTACAGTGGCGTGGAACTCACGGAAGAAGGTCGCAAGGCGGCTGCCGATGTGCTGAACCGCCATATTCTTTTGAAGGGTTTTTTGATCCGTCTGGGCGTTTCCGAAGCGATTGCTGACAAGGACGCCTGCAGCATGGAGCATATTCTTTCTGCTGAAACTCTTTCGACAATTGAAGACTTCATGAAGAGGGGAAATGAAGGCGCTGTTGCGAAAAAGGCGAATGCTTTAAAGGCTAAAAAAGGAAAATAA
- a CDS encoding FeoA family protein → MGCNCGCGGKTSTKKWDLEPKFSDLKKGDKVEILGYNEGDARYKSKLLSMGLVRGVTLEVLQVAPLGDPIEVSVLSYRLSLRKQEANVLKLKRV, encoded by the coding sequence ATGGGTTGTAATTGCGGTTGTGGAGGCAAAACCTCTACAAAGAAATGGGATCTTGAACCGAAGTTTTCTGACCTCAAAAAAGGTGATAAGGTAGAAATCCTCGGTTATAACGAAGGCGATGCCCGCTACAAGTCCAAATTGCTTTCTATGGGGCTTGTGCGTGGTGTGACGCTTGAAGTTTTGCAGGTGGCTCCTCTCGGTGATCCGATTGAAGTCAGTGTTTTGTCGTACCGTTTGTCGCTTCGCAAGCAAGAAGCGAACGTTCTTAAATTGAAGAGGGTCTAA
- the feoB gene encoding ferrous iron transport protein B → MAPKLFTIAIAGNPNCGKTALFNALTGARQSVGNWPGVTVEKKEGFFELGNQHIRVVDLPGTYALFANAEDERAAVDYLLTREADLIVNIIDASNIERNLFLTSQLVDMQIPMVIAANMIDIAEKRGLHLDLDILAERFGVPVIPLSAVNERSITNFISEMAHVVAGKKMTPKAIHYGENVENAVKYLEPKVEPVAKLLDTDARWVSLMYLGNEKSYADKFAEAKVQINKAEVTKMLNEESEFAMADARYSLAHEIAGKTILSNRSKRTWSDKLDSVLLNRWASLPIFLLVMYLVFWVAVTIGSAFIDFFDVLFGAIFVDGLGYLLTDVLHAPGFVSAILADGIGAGIQTVSTFIPVIFFMFLCLSFLEDSGYMARAAFVADRFMRFLGLPGRAFVPMMVGFGCGVPGIMGSRVLESKRERFLTIFLVPFMSCGARLPVYALFAAAFFGAQAGTVVFALYLAGVLFAIVYGLILRRSLFVGEASNFVMELPPYHLPKFKSLMIHSWLRLRDYIVRAGKVITIAVAILGFLNSFGFVDKLYTEINGEKTEIVKAEEGYAMVQDEKEVPLPEGVVIDESKIKTETEFTAGNGDSENSLLSAIGKAITPIFEPFGVESNNWPASVSLFTGLLAKEAVIGTMNSLYSMAGPGDAVTKGEKVVEGESLPLAPASDAASATPSSGDTPQRPIADERRETKDERSDVVVADSAVADSAATERHPEQSEGSSDISVADAPVDGSASSPTEKPLIAGVDECPAEEEEEGGAPDILGAFKEALGTIPENLSEVFGSLTDILGTSGELEAQNAAELKKVTLDKILEAKAITCEEYASIETFSEDEGADKAREEVFAKLAAAGLTLSEDEIGALEEGDLSETADIYANLRSYFHNPDKNGNPVDGFNWQVFAFLIFILLYVPCLAAMGVVVREIGLGLGVLMAVVQTVLAWAVSILLYQIPVGGDKFWIVCSIVVLVATFVFLKLFGMNANKKGRFED, encoded by the coding sequence ATGGCTCCGAAGCTTTTTACTATTGCAATTGCCGGTAACCCGAACTGCGGTAAAACGGCTCTTTTTAATGCTCTTACGGGTGCTCGCCAGAGTGTTGGGAACTGGCCGGGCGTGACTGTCGAAAAGAAGGAAGGATTTTTTGAACTCGGTAACCAGCACATCCGCGTGGTGGACTTGCCGGGTACTTACGCTCTCTTTGCGAATGCCGAAGACGAACGCGCCGCTGTCGATTACTTGCTCACTCGCGAAGCGGACCTCATTGTCAATATCATTGATGCCTCGAACATTGAACGTAACTTGTTCTTGACTTCTCAGCTTGTCGATATGCAGATTCCGATGGTGATTGCTGCAAACATGATCGACATTGCGGAAAAGCGCGGCTTGCATTTGGATTTGGATATCCTTGCTGAACGTTTTGGCGTGCCGGTGATTCCGCTTTCGGCCGTGAACGAAAGAAGTATCACGAACTTTATCAGCGAAATGGCTCATGTTGTCGCTGGCAAAAAGATGACTCCTAAGGCTATCCATTACGGCGAGAATGTCGAAAATGCCGTGAAGTATTTGGAACCGAAGGTTGAACCGGTTGCAAAGCTTTTGGATACGGATGCCCGCTGGGTTTCGCTCATGTACTTGGGCAACGAAAAGAGCTATGCAGACAAGTTTGCAGAAGCCAAGGTCCAAATCAACAAGGCCGAAGTGACCAAGATGCTGAACGAAGAAAGCGAATTTGCAATGGCAGATGCGCGCTACAGCTTGGCTCACGAAATTGCAGGTAAGACGATTCTTTCGAACCGTTCTAAGAGAACCTGGTCCGATAAGCTCGATTCTGTGCTTTTGAATCGTTGGGCGTCTCTCCCGATTTTCCTCTTGGTGATGTACCTGGTCTTCTGGGTGGCCGTCACAATCGGTTCTGCGTTCATCGATTTCTTTGATGTGCTGTTTGGTGCTATTTTTGTGGATGGTCTTGGCTACTTGCTCACGGATGTGCTCCATGCGCCTGGCTTTGTGTCTGCAATTCTCGCCGATGGTATTGGCGCCGGTATCCAGACGGTTTCGACGTTCATCCCGGTTATCTTCTTCATGTTCCTCTGCCTTTCGTTCTTGGAAGACTCGGGTTACATGGCGCGTGCGGCTTTTGTCGCGGACCGCTTCATGAGATTCCTCGGGCTCCCGGGTCGTGCATTCGTGCCGATGATGGTGGGCTTCGGTTGCGGCGTGCCGGGCATTATGGGTTCTCGTGTGCTCGAATCCAAGCGTGAACGTTTCCTCACGATTTTCCTTGTGCCGTTCATGAGCTGCGGCGCTCGCCTTCCGGTGTATGCGTTGTTTGCTGCGGCATTCTTTGGAGCCCAGGCTGGGACTGTAGTGTTTGCGCTTTATCTTGCGGGTGTTCTCTTTGCGATCGTGTACGGCTTGATTCTTCGCCGCTCCTTGTTTGTGGGTGAGGCTAGCAACTTTGTGATGGAGCTGCCGCCATACCACTTGCCGAAATTCAAGTCGCTCATGATCCACTCCTGGCTCCGTTTGCGCGATTACATTGTCCGTGCTGGTAAGGTGATTACGATTGCCGTTGCTATTCTCGGGTTCCTCAATAGCTTTGGTTTTGTAGATAAACTCTACACCGAAATCAATGGCGAAAAGACGGAAATCGTGAAGGCCGAAGAAGGTTACGCCATGGTGCAGGACGAAAAGGAAGTGCCGCTCCCTGAAGGTGTCGTGATTGACGAATCCAAGATTAAGACGGAAACGGAATTCACGGCTGGCAATGGGGATTCCGAAAACAGCTTGCTCTCTGCAATTGGTAAAGCGATTACTCCGATTTTTGAACCGTTCGGCGTTGAATCCAACAACTGGCCTGCTTCTGTGTCGCTGTTCACGGGTCTCCTTGCTAAGGAAGCTGTGATTGGTACGATGAACTCCTTGTACTCCATGGCGGGGCCGGGTGATGCAGTGACGAAAGGCGAAAAGGTAGTTGAAGGGGAAAGCCTTCCCCTCGCTCCCGCCTCTGACGCGGCGTCCGCTACCCCTTCTAGCGGGGACACCCCGCAACGCCCCATTGCAGACGAAAGACGAGAGACGAAAGACGAGAGAAGTGATGTAGTCGTTGCTGACTCTGCCGTCGCCGATAGCGCTGCTACGGAACGTCATCCTGAGCAAAGCGAAGGATCCAGTGACATTTCTGTTGCCGATGCTCCTGTTGATGGTTCGGCAAGCTCACCAACCGAAAAGCCTCTCATCGCTGGCGTGGACGAATGCCCGGCCGAAGAAGAGGAAGAAGGTGGTGCTCCGGATATTCTCGGTGCATTCAAGGAAGCCCTTGGCACGATTCCGGAAAACTTGAGTGAAGTCTTCGGCTCTCTCACGGACATTCTCGGAACATCTGGCGAACTCGAAGCGCAGAATGCCGCAGAGCTCAAGAAAGTCACACTCGATAAGATTCTTGAAGCCAAGGCGATTACTTGCGAAGAATATGCTTCTATCGAAACCTTCAGCGAAGATGAAGGTGCCGACAAGGCTCGTGAAGAGGTATTTGCAAAACTCGCTGCTGCAGGCCTCACGTTGAGTGAAGATGAAATCGGCGCTCTCGAAGAAGGTGACTTGAGTGAAACTGCTGACATCTATGCCAACCTCCGTTCTTACTTCCACAACCCGGACAAGAATGGAAATCCGGTAGACGGATTTAACTGGCAGGTGTTTGCGTTCTTGATCTTTATCTTGCTCTACGTGCCTTGCCTTGCTGCAATGGGCGTGGTCGTTCGCGAAATCGGTCTTGGTCTTGGTGTGTTGATGGCTGTGGTCCAGACGGTGCTTGCCTGGGCGGTCTCGATACTCCTCTACCAGATTCCGGTGGGCGGCGACAAGTTCTGGATTGTGTGCTCGATTGTTGTGCT